The Niastella koreensis GR20-10 genome includes a window with the following:
- a CDS encoding redoxin domain-containing protein, translated as MIGSPAPDFTLFDSAKNQVSLHSLKGKKVILLFFPFAFSSTCTRELCYVRDNLSQFNNVDAAVLGISVDSLYTLAKYKEDQGFQFTLLSDFNKEVSRLYNAIYENWNYNMKGVSKRASFVIDRKGIVQYAQVLVNAGDMPDFEAIEASLAAIN; from the coding sequence ATGATTGGCTCTCCCGCACCCGATTTTACCCTTTTTGATTCGGCCAAGAACCAGGTAAGTCTGCATAGCTTAAAAGGCAAAAAAGTGATCCTGCTTTTTTTCCCGTTCGCATTCAGCAGTACCTGCACCAGAGAGCTTTGTTATGTACGCGATAACCTAAGCCAGTTTAATAATGTCGATGCAGCCGTATTGGGCATCAGTGTGGACTCATTATATACGCTGGCAAAATATAAAGAAGACCAGGGGTTTCAATTCACCCTGCTGAGCGATTTTAATAAAGAAGTATCCAGGCTTTACAACGCGATATATGAGAACTGGAATTATAATATGAAAGGAGTTTCAAAAAGAGCTTCGTTTGTGATTGACCGCAAAGGCATTGTACAGTATGCCCAGGTGTTAGTAAACGCCGGTGACATGCCCGACTTTGAGGCCATTGAGGCAAGCCTGGCTGCAATTAATTGA
- a CDS encoding class I SAM-dependent rRNA methyltransferase: MNQVILKRKISMRVANGHPWIFANEVNEAPEGVNPGDIVDVYTHDKKFIGKGYINPRSQILVRLLTRKKDDVINEEFFYKRLLEAWHYRQQLGYVENCRLIFGEADYLPQLIIDKFNDYFVIQTLALGIDVWKPAIVAALEKIFKPKGIYERNDVPVRELEGLPQQKGFLSAPFDPKITITENGLKFFVDLENGQKTGYFLDQQDNRRAIQHIVKGADVLGAFTYTGTFEIHAAHYGAKSVLGLDISQNAVDQANRNAALNGVDKNCRFECMNAFDVLKAWAKEGKQYDVVMLDPPSFTKTRDNIQKAITGYKEINLRGMKLIKPGGFLVTSSCTNLVQPDLFLEIIQLAAKDARRKIRQVSFLTQSADHPIIWGWENTHYLKFLVVQVL; encoded by the coding sequence ATGAATCAGGTAATATTAAAAAGAAAGATCAGTATGCGGGTGGCAAACGGGCATCCCTGGATCTTTGCCAACGAAGTAAATGAGGCTCCGGAAGGAGTGAATCCCGGCGATATTGTTGACGTATACACCCACGATAAAAAGTTTATCGGGAAAGGATACATCAACCCCCGTTCGCAGATCCTGGTACGCCTGCTTACCCGTAAAAAAGACGATGTAATAAATGAAGAGTTCTTCTATAAGCGCCTGCTGGAAGCCTGGCATTACCGCCAGCAACTGGGCTATGTAGAAAATTGCCGGCTTATTTTTGGGGAGGCCGATTACCTGCCCCAGTTGATCATCGACAAGTTCAATGATTACTTTGTTATTCAAACCCTGGCGCTGGGCATCGATGTTTGGAAACCCGCTATTGTAGCCGCGCTGGAAAAGATCTTTAAGCCAAAGGGCATCTATGAACGCAATGATGTGCCGGTGCGGGAACTGGAAGGCTTACCACAACAAAAGGGATTTTTGTCGGCGCCTTTTGATCCTAAGATCACCATCACGGAGAACGGACTGAAGTTCTTTGTGGATCTTGAGAATGGTCAAAAAACAGGTTACTTCCTCGATCAGCAGGATAACCGCCGCGCCATTCAGCATATTGTAAAGGGAGCTGATGTGTTGGGCGCCTTTACTTATACCGGTACCTTTGAAATTCATGCCGCCCATTACGGCGCCAAATCGGTGTTAGGGCTTGATATTTCTCAAAACGCGGTAGACCAGGCCAACCGCAATGCAGCCCTCAACGGGGTTGACAAAAACTGCCGGTTCGAGTGTATGAATGCGTTTGATGTGCTGAAAGCCTGGGCAAAAGAAGGAAAGCAATATGATGTGGTGATGCTTGACCCCCCTTCGTTTACCAAAACAAGGGATAATATTCAAAAAGCCATTACTGGTTATAAAGAGATCAATCTGCGGGGTATGAAGCTGATTAAACCGGGTGGTTTCCTGGTTACCTCCAGTTGCACCAACCTGGTACAACCCGATCTGTTCCTTGAGATCATTCAGTTGGCGGCAAAGGACGCCCGGAGAAAGATCAGGCAGGTAAGCTTTTTAACCCAATCGGCCGATCACCCGATCATCTGGGGTTGGGAGAACACCCATTATTTGAAATTCCTGGTTGTACAGGTTTTATAA
- a CDS encoding T9SS type A sorting domain-containing protein, protein MKIFYALSTILLLTLQAKSQDRTPGGNPAPAIVKFYPNPATSVITFDFQSGYDKNYNLQIYNFIGKKVQEINNITPKTTVNLNDFYRGIYIFQLKDKTGKVIDSGKFQVSK, encoded by the coding sequence ATGAAGATTTTTTACGCATTGTCTACTATCCTTTTATTGACTTTACAAGCCAAAAGCCAGGACAGAACTCCCGGAGGAAATCCTGCACCCGCGATTGTAAAGTTCTACCCAAACCCGGCTACTTCTGTTATCACCTTTGATTTTCAAAGCGGCTACGATAAAAATTACAACCTGCAGATCTATAACTTCATTGGTAAAAAAGTACAGGAAATAAATAACATTACACCTAAGACCACAGTTAACCTGAACGATTTTTATCGCGGCATCTACATCTTCCAGTTAAAAGATAAGACCGGTAAAGTAATTGATTCAGGCAAGTTCCAGGTTTCCAAATAA